Proteins from a single region of Candidatus Woesearchaeota archaeon:
- a CDS encoding HAD family phosphatase produces MTKAVIFDRDGVILDSESANIKSAVEAFNELGISIKEEEKDRIAGRHPNDYKKFFLEKYDFSYEEFRKIQRKTYYELLESTPFFVKTISLIKKLHELKIPIALTTSSNLKSTLQVLKKADLENIFDVIVTFEDYKKRKPNPESYEITAKKLDLNPKDCVVIEDSSVGVEAAKNAGMKCIAIPNKYTERQDFSKADLVVDSADKINIRLLNSI; encoded by the coding sequence ATGACAAAAGCAGTCATATTTGACAGGGACGGGGTAATACTTGATTCTGAATCAGCAAATATAAAGTCTGCGGTTGAAGCATTCAATGAATTGGGAATATCAATAAAAGAAGAGGAAAAAGATCGGATTGCGGGCAGACATCCTAATGATTATAAAAAATTCTTCTTGGAAAAGTATGATTTTTCTTATGAAGAATTTAGAAAAATTCAAAGAAAAACATATTATGAGCTCTTAGAATCAACTCCTTTTTTTGTAAAAACAATTTCTTTGATCAAAAAATTGCATGAACTAAAAATACCTATTGCACTAACTACTTCTTCTAATTTGAAAAGTACTTTGCAAGTTTTAAAAAAAGCCGATTTAGAAAATATTTTTGATGTTATAGTCACATTTGAAGATTATAAAAAGAGAAAGCCAAATCCAGAATCATATGAGATAACTGCAAAAAAATTAGATTTAAACCCGAAGGATTGTGTCGTAATAGAAGATTCATCTGTGGGTGTAGAAGCTGCAAAAAATGCAGGAATGAAATGCATTGCTATCCCGAACAAATATACTGAAAGGCAAGATTTTTCCAAAGCAGATCTAGTTGTTGATTCAGCAGATAAAATAAATATCCGTTTGCTTAATAGCATATAA
- a CDS encoding DUF167 domain-containing protein, whose translation MNNFSDFLKDKEKIKIIAKPNSSKTEIICYDQEKGALRLNVKAHPEENKANIEIIRFFKRLLKKDVKIIYGLKDKEKTIKIR comes from the coding sequence ATGAATAATTTTTCAGATTTCTTAAAAGACAAGGAAAAAATAAAGATCATTGCAAAGCCCAATTCTTCTAAAACAGAGATCATCTGCTATGATCAGGAAAAAGGCGCATTAAGGCTGAATGTGAAAGCTCATCCTGAAGAGAACAAGGCGAATATTGAAATCATAAGGTTTTTTAAAAGATTATTGAAAAAAGATGTAAAAATAATCTATGGATTGAAAGACAAGGAGAAGACCATTAAGATAAGATGA